CAGGGCAAAGGCGAGCCGCGTCCAGATCGGCCAGCCCCCGGTCAGGCCCCCCACCAGCGACGCCAGCGCGATCAGTTGCAGCACGCCCAGGCTCAGCACGGGCCGCCCCGCCACCGCGCTCGTGAGCAGGCAGCCCACCCCGAACAGCAGCGCCGCCCGCGACGCCAGCCGCCCGGCCAGCGCCCACCCGCGCAGGCCCCCCCGCTGCGCCCCCGCCAGCGAGAAGGGAATGGCGACTCCGGCGCAGAACAGGAACCACGGAAACACCAGGTCGGTCAGGGTGATCCCGCCCCCCCAGGGTGCGTGCTGGAGCTGCGCGGGCGTGAGGCTTCCCAGCGCCACGTTGTTCACCAGCAGCATCAGCCCCACCGTCAGCCCCCGCCACGCGTCGAGCGCGGCGAGGCGTCCGGGCCGGGCGGCGGGGACGGCGGCGGTCGAGAGGGTGGTGGGCGAGTCGGCAGGGGGAGCAGAGACACTCGTCATGGCGGGGTCTCCTTTGCGGAGGGTGGAGGCGTTTCTCCTGGGCCGTCTTCCTGCCTCCCAGTCTCGGCGAGCAGATAACGCGGGGCTGAAAGGGCCGCCCCTACGTCCGTTCCCCCGTCAGCGCCTGCCACTCGTCGTCGAAGAGGGTCAGGGTGAGGGTGCCGCGCAGCCGCAGCCGGGCGAGCGCTGCCGGGCCGAGTACCCGTTCGAGCTGTGTGGACGTCACGGTCCACACGCGCCCGCCCTCGCGCACGGCGACGCGGGTGGGCAGGGGCGGCGTCCAGGTACAGGTGACGGTGTGCATGACGGGCCTCCGAGCGTGGGCGAGGCAGGGGCAGGCCTCCAGGTGCTGGGCCTACAGGGACTGCACCGACGGTGCGAACGGCGAGGAGGTGGCGGGCAGGGTGAGCGTGAGGGTGACTTGCCCGCCCCCCCGCCGCAGGGTGAGGGTCATCCGGTCGCCGGGCCGCTGGCCCAGCAGCACGCCCCGCAAGTCCTGCACCGAGGACACCGCCCGCCCCGCCGCCGCCGTGATCACGTCGCCGCCCAGGCGCAGGGTGCCGTCCGGAAAACGCCGCTCGCGCTCGCCGCCGCGCAGCCCGGCGTCGGCGGCGGCACTGCCCGGCTCGACCCGCTAGACCAGCAGGCCGCTGTCCGGCAGCCCCAGGTCGCGGCGCACTGCCGGGGTCAGGTCCCGCAGGTTCAGCACCAGCAGCCCGAGGTGAGGCAGGCGGATCAGCTCGCCCGCCCGCAATCTCGGCAGCAGCGCCCGGGCGACGTTGATGGGCACGGCGAAGCCCACTCCGGCGTTCTGGCCGGTGCCTCCCGCGCCCCGGACCGGCGAGAGGATCTGGGTATTCACCCCGATCACCTCCCCCCGGCTGTTCAGCAGTGGGCCGCCCGAGTTGCCGGGATTGATGGCCGCGTCGGTCTGGATCGACGGCTGCGGCACCGCGTCCACCCCGGTGGGAATCACCCGCCCCACCGCCAAGACGATGCCCTCGGTGACGGTAAAGGTGAGGCCGAAGGGGGACCCCAGCGCGATCGCCTTTTCTCCTACCTCCAGCGCGTCGCTGTCGCCCAGGGGCAGGGGGCGCCACTCGGCGGCGGGCACCCCCTGCACGCGCAGCAGCGCCAGGTCGGAGTCGGGCGCGGCCCCCACCACGGTCGCCGGATACTCCCGTCCACTGGCGTGCAGCCGCACCAGGATCTCGGAAGCGCCCTGCACCACGTGGTAATTGGTCAGGACGTGCCCCGCGCGGTCGATCACGAACCCCGAGCCGCTCGCGGCAGGCACCTCCACGTCCCCGGGCGGCGCGTCGGGGTCCGGGCGCGGCGCAAAGAGGAGGCCGCCCTGAAGCGGGGTGAAACGGGTGATGAACACCACGCCGTCCCGGGTGGCCCGGACGATCTGGACCGTGGCCCGATCGGGGGTCGGTTCCGGGGTAGCCGTGGCCGTCCGCTCGGGGGGTTCTGGGGCAGCGGGCGCGTCCTGTTGACCTGCCTGGCCTGTGACTCTGGCCTGGGGGCCGGCCGACTCGGGACGGCAGCCAGGCAGCGTGAGTGCAGGCAGCAGCGTCAGCAGCAGAGCCGCCTTTCCCCTCATGTCTCCTCCCGTCGAGGCCGCGCGGAACGGGGCGCCTCTCTCCCAGGGTCGCCCGTCCGCCTAACGCCAGGCTGAAAGGCGCGTCCGTCTCAGGGGGTCGGCTCAGGGGTCAGTTCGGCGGGCAGCACCAGCCGGGCGCGGGTGCCGCCGCCGGGTCGGGCCTCCAGCCGCACGCGTCCGCCGTGGGCCTGCGCCACCTCCCGGACCACCGCGAGGCCCAGGCCGAAGCCCTCCTGCCGCACCGGCCCGCGCACGAACGGCTCGAAGAGGGAGGGGGAGAGGGCGTCCGCGCCGTCCGGCAGCCCCGGTCCGTCGTCGTCCACCCGCAGCTCGGCGTAGTCACCCAGGGCGTGCACCGAGACGCTCACCTCGCCCCCGGAGGCGAACTTCAGCGCGTTGCCGACGAGGTTTTCCAGCGCCCGCGTCACCAGCCCCGGGTCCACCCGCGCCCAGGCGGGTTCGCCGCCGAGCAAGAGGTCGAGGCCGCGTTCGGCGGCGAGGGGATGCACCCGGTCCACCACGTCCCCGGCGAGCGCCAGCAGGTCGGTGGGCGCGGCGGCGGGGGCCTGCCGGGCACGGGTGAGGCTCAGCAGGTTGCCGGTGAGGTCGCGCAGGCGCTGCGCCGAGCGCCCGGCGCGGTCGAGGGCCGCTTCGAGTTCCGGGACGGCGCGGGGCCGCGAGCGAGTGGTCTGCTCCCCCGGCGTCACGTCGTGCGGACCCGTGAAGCCCAGGCTGAGCACCCCCACCGGCTGGCCGTCAGTGACGAGCGGCGCGAGCGCGAGGGTGTAGGGGGGCAGCGCCGGGCCGCCGGAGCGCCGTTCATCCCGCGTCCGGTCTGGGTGGCCTGTGCGCTTCGCCGCCGCCGCTGTACCCGTTTCTTCGGCCGGGGTCGGCTCGGGTTCGGCACCACTCCGTGTCCGATGGGGAAGGTGCGCCGCGAACGCCTCGGAGGAGAGCAGCCGCAGCTTCCCGGACCGCAGCGCCTCGCTGGTCGGCAGGTCCGCGTCCAGCGGCAGGGTCTGCCACCTGGTCAGGAGCGCATCTTCGTAGCCCACAGCGTGGACGAGGTGCAGTTCCTGCCCCCGCAGCACGCTGAGACTGGCGCGGGGCGCATCCAGGGCCTGGGCAAAGTGGGAAAGCGCGGCGCCGACCTCCGCCACAGTCTGTGCCCCGGAGAGCCGCAGCGTCAGGTGCTGGAGGCGCTCGGCCCGCTGCTCGGCGGCCTTCAGGGTGTGGATGTCGTGCAGCGTCCCGATGATGTAAGCCAGCTGCTCACCGCTGAACGACGGGCGGCTCTGAATCTGGTGCCAGCGGTACCGGCCACCCGTTACCCGCAAGCGCGCCTGGTGCTCGACCGGCTTATGATGGCGCCAGGCGTGCGTCCAGAGGGCCAGGGCCGGCCCGCGGTCCTCCGGGTGAAACAGCTCGGCGAAGCCGTGCCCGGAGAGCGTCTCGGCGCTCAGGCCGGTGTGCGCCGTGAGGGCCGGATTGGCATACACCGTCGCGCCTGTGGCGTCGCTGACATAGGCAGGCAGGGGCAGCTGGTCGAGCAGCGCGAAGGAGGACGGCACACGGGGCCTTTCAAGCATGTCGGACCCATACTAGGGTCAGCCGCCGGCCCACTAAACCCTGTCCCCCATGGCCCCACCCGGAGCCGCCGGCCCCCTCAGACCTGCGCCGGAGCCTTGAGGCGTTTGCTGCGGTACAGGCGCTGGTCGGCGAGGCGCAGCAGCCCGGCGGCGTCCTGGGCCTCCTCCGGAAACTGGGCGGTGCCCAGCGAGGCACGCACCCGGCCCCGGTCGAGCTGCTCGACGGTCCGGCGCACCTGCGCGGTCTGGGCTGTGGCCTGCGCCGCTTGGCCTGGCAGCAAGACCGCGAACTCGTCGCCCCCCAGTCGGTAGGCGCGGCCCGGCGCGGCGCCCGCCAGGCAGCGTCCCATCTCCCCCAGCAGGGCGTCGCCGGCCGGGTGACCGCGCTGGTCGTTGACCTGCTTGAAGTTGTCGAGGTCGAGGAGGGCCAGGGTAAAGGGGTGACCCTGCGCGACCGCCTGCGCGAGGGCCGCGTCGAAGGCGCGGCGATTGCCCAGACCGGTCAGGCTGTCCAGGTGCGCCCAGCGCTCCAGTTGCTGCTGCGCGGCGTGCGCGTCGGAGTGGTCTTCCTGGACCCCGACGAAGTACCTCACGGCGCCGTCCAGCGCCAGGGGGCGAACGCGCAGGCGGTAGTACAGCGGCGAGCCGTCCTTGCGGTAGTTCAGGACGACCTGCTGGAACCCCTCGCCCCGGTCGAGCGCGGCGCGCATAGCGGCGATGTCGGCGGGGTCGGTGCCCGGGCCCTGCAGGAAGCGGCAGGTGTGCCCCTGGACCTCGGGCAGGGTGTACCCCGTCTCGTGGGTGAAGGTGGCGTTGACATACACGATGCGCCGCTCGGCATCGGTCACCAGCAGCCCGACATCGGCGGTGTCCAGCACCTGCCACACCAGTTCGGGGGGAAGCGTCATGGGGTCCACATCCGGGAGGCCCGCGCCGAGACGCCCGGATGCTGCGGCGCCGGCGCGGGCCGCCCGAGGAAATACCCCTGCGCGTAATCGGCGCCCAGGTCCCGGACCATGTGCAACTCCTCTTCCCTCTCGATGCCCTCGGCCACCACGCGGATGCCCAGGTCATGGGCGTAGGCGATCAGGGCCCCGATCAGCGGAACACGGTGGTCGTCCGCGTGCAGCCCCTGAATCAGGCCACGGTCAAGCTTCACGAGGTCCGGCCGCAGGGCGTCGAGGTAGGTCAGACTGGTCTGTCCGGCGCCCAGGTCGTCGAGGGCCACCTGGGCGCCCTCGGCCCGGTAGCGTTGCAAGATGGCCGCCAGCAGCCCGAGGTCCGGGAACGCCTCGCTCTCGGTGACCTCGAACAGCAGCCGCGAAAAGTCGGCGTTCACCTCGCGGCAGGCCTGAAAGGTCGTTTGCAGGCACACGTCAGGGTTGTAGACGACCCCAGGCGCGAAGTTGATGAACAGCACCTGCCCCTCTGCGAGCTGCGGATAGGCGGTGCGGATGGCCACGCGCCGCGCCTGGGCGTCGAACGCGCGCGCCTGATCGTGGACCGTGGCCGCCTGAAGCAGCGCGCCTGCACCGATCAGTTCCCCTTCCACGCAGGCGCGCACCAGGGCCTCCTGCCCGTAGACCTCCCCACTGCTCAGCGCCACGATGGGTTGCAGGTAAAACAGCAGGTGCTGACAGGCCGTGGAAAACCAGCGGCTGTCCAGGCGCTGCACCCACTGCTCGAAGGGGGCCGCCTGCCAGGGGTCCGGTGACTCCTCCCCGGCCTGTGGAGGTGCGGCGCGCAGGTCCGCCCGCTCGGTGCGCGAGAACCCCGCCAGAACAGCCTTCAGCTGCGGGAAGGTCTCGCGGGGCAGCCGCACCGCCCGCCCCCACGGCTCGAACGCCACGTCGTGGGAAGCCAGCATCAGGGGGAGGCGGCGGGCGAGATGTCGAGAAGCCGCGTACACGAACAGACACGGCAACGTCTCCAGATCGTGCGGCGCCAGCTCCTGGCAGTCACAGACCGGAGAGCGAGAGAGATCGGAAGAGGGGAACGAGGCCATGAAACAGCGTTCTAAAGAATCCGCCCTGACAGCACTCTTCCACCCGGTAAGCCTGGCCTTGAGGCCGCCTTCATCTGACTGGCGGTGAGGTTAACCGTGATCAGGGCGCGGCGCCGTTGGAGGATGACGGGCTCTCCCCTCTGGCGCGCCTGCCCTGAGTGGTCAGGTTAAGCCGGGCTCAGCACGCTGACGGAAGGGTCGCTGGTGTCTTTCCTCTGCTGATAAGCCGCATTGGCCTGGGCGGCCACCCGCCGCGCCGTGGGGAGCAGTTGCGCGGTCAGTTTTTCCAGCGCGTTCAGGTAATGCTCGTTGTAGAGCCCGTTTTGGAATTTCACGCCGATCTGGACGGGCGAATACGGTAAACGGTAAA
This genomic window from Deinococcus reticulitermitis contains:
- a CDS encoding S1C family serine protease; translation: MRGKAALLLTLLPALTLPGCRPESAGPQARVTGQAGQQDAPAAPEPPERTATATPEPTPDRATVQIVRATRDGVVFITRFTPLQGGLLFAPRPDPDAPPGDVEVPAASGSGFVIDRAGHVLTNYHVVQGASEILVRLHASGREYPATVVGAAPDSDLALLRVQGVPAAEWRPLPLGDSDALEVGEKAIALGSPFGLTFTVTEGIVLAVGRVIPTGVDAVPQPSIQTDAAINPGNSGGPLLNSRGEVIGVNTQILSPVRGAGGTGQNAGVGFAVPINVARALLPRLRAGELIRLPHLGLLVLNLRDLTPAVRRDLGLPDSGLLV
- a CDS encoding PAS domain-containing sensor histidine kinase, whose product is MLERPRVPSSFALLDQLPLPAYVSDATGATVYANPALTAHTGLSAETLSGHGFAELFHPEDRGPALALWTHAWRHHKPVEHQARLRVTGGRYRWHQIQSRPSFSGEQLAYIIGTLHDIHTLKAAEQRAERLQHLTLRLSGAQTVAEVGAALSHFAQALDAPRASLSVLRGQELHLVHAVGYEDALLTRWQTLPLDADLPTSEALRSGKLRLLSSEAFAAHLPHRTRSGAEPEPTPAEETGTAAAAKRTGHPDRTRDERRSGGPALPPYTLALAPLVTDGQPVGVLSLGFTGPHDVTPGEQTTRSRPRAVPELEAALDRAGRSAQRLRDLTGNLLSLTRARQAPAAAPTDLLALAGDVVDRVHPLAAERGLDLLLGGEPAWARVDPGLVTRALENLVGNALKFASGGEVSVSVHALGDYAELRVDDDGPGLPDGADALSPSLFEPFVRGPVRQEGFGLGLAVVREVAQAHGGRVRLEARPGGGTRARLVLPAELTPEPTP
- a CDS encoding sensor domain-containing diguanylate cyclase; translation: MTLPPELVWQVLDTADVGLLVTDAERRIVYVNATFTHETGYTLPEVQGHTCRFLQGPGTDPADIAAMRAALDRGEGFQQVVLNYRKDGSPLYYRLRVRPLALDGAVRYFVGVQEDHSDAHAAQQQLERWAHLDSLTGLGNRRAFDAALAQAVAQGHPFTLALLDLDNFKQVNDQRGHPAGDALLGEMGRCLAGAAPGRAYRLGGDEFAVLLPGQAAQATAQTAQVRRTVEQLDRGRVRASLGTAQFPEEAQDAAGLLRLADQRLYRSKRLKAPAQV
- a CDS encoding EAL domain-containing protein, which produces MLASHDVAFEPWGRAVRLPRETFPQLKAVLAGFSRTERADLRAAPPQAGEESPDPWQAAPFEQWVQRLDSRWFSTACQHLLFYLQPIVALSSGEVYGQEALVRACVEGELIGAGALLQAATVHDQARAFDAQARRVAIRTAYPQLAEGQVLFINFAPGVVYNPDVCLQTTFQACREVNADFSRLLFEVTESEAFPDLGLLAAILQRYRAEGAQVALDDLGAGQTSLTYLDALRPDLVKLDRGLIQGLHADDHRVPLIGALIAYAHDLGIRVVAEGIEREEELHMVRDLGADYAQGYFLGRPAPAPQHPGVSARASRMWTP